CTCTGAATCTGGACAGCCTGCTGCCGCCGCCGATGCCGGTGTTTGAAAGCGTCCCGTTTGGCGGCGTTATCGACGAGATTACTGAATAAAAGGTTTGATGCCGTCTGTAAAATGCCTGTTCGGGCAGGATTTGCAGACGGCATTTTGTATGGTTCGGCAGGTTGTGGCGAACCGTGATACAAGAAAGGGAAATCATGACGTTGCATACCATTGCCGTTTATTGCGGTTCGAATTTGGGTGATACGCCTGATTACTGTCGGGCTGCCCGTGAGATCGGACGGGTGATTGCCGAACGCGGCAGCCGTTTGGTTTACGGCGGAGGTAAAATCGGCTTAATGGGCGAAGTGGCGGATGCGGTTTTGGCGGCAGGTGGTGAGGTTGTCGGCGTTATTCCGACTTTTCTCAGGGAAAAAGAAGTGGCGCACCAAGGTTTGACCGAATTACTGGAAACGCCGGATATGCCGAGCCGTAAAAATAAAATGATTGAGCTTGCCGATGCGTTTATTGCGCTGCCGGGCGGTATCGGTACTTATGAAGAGTTGTTCGAGGTATTGTCGCTGGCGCAGTTGCGGCAACATGCCAAGCCCGTAGGAATATTGAATATCAACGGTTTTTTTGATCCTTTGCTGTTGATGATGAAGCAGACCGCCGACAGCGGCTTTATGCCTCAGGCCAATACCGGCTTGCTGTGTGTGGCGGACAATCCGCAGGAATTGTTGCAGAAAATGACGGATTACCGTTTTACCGATGCGCCCAAGTGGGTTGAACCGGAATGGGCGAAAAAGGCCGTCTGAATTTATAATCTCGGTTGACAATAAGGGTTGGAATCATGAGTAATACCCCTCCGAATTGCGCCATACTCGGCTTCGGCTATCTCGGCAGACCGCTGGCGCAGAAACTGTACGAGCGCGGTGCGGAAGTGGCGGCGGTCAAGCGTAGTCTGTCTTCGGACGACATCAACCTGCCGATACGCTTGGATACTGCCGACTTGAATCATCCGGATGTTTTTCAGGAGGCGTTTTGGCAGCAATATTGGGCAGATAAAACAACATGGTTTTGCCTGCTGCCGCCGTCTGCATTAAAAGATTATTGCGGTTCGCTGCGGCAATGGGTGGCGTTGGCAGAGCAGTTCGGCGTGCAGCATATTGTGTTCTGCAGCAGTACCGGCGTTTATGGCGAGCGCGTGCGCGAATGTGACGAACATACGCCGCCCGAGCCGCAAACCGATAATGCGCGCCATATTTTGGCGGTGGAAACGCTGCTTTGGGAAAGCCGTATTCCGAATATCGATATTTTACGTTTGGGCGGTTTGTATTCCGCCGAACGCCATCCGGTAAGCCGTCTGCTTTTGCAGAAAAACATCAGCGGCGGCAAGCGGCCGGTAAATGTCGTGCACCAAGACAGGGCGGTTGATGCGCTTTTGCAGACGGCATTCGACCCGCAAGGCAGGAAGCTGCGGAATATTGTCGAACCCGACCACCCCGGCCGTGCCGAATTTTATGCTGCCGAAGCAGCCAAACTCGGTTTGCCGCCTCCCGATTTCAATCCGGAAGACATCAGCGGCGGTAAGATTGTCCGCAGTATTTTTCAGGATAGGCAAGCGTAACGGCGGCAGGTGTATGTTTCTTGCCGCACCCCGCCGCAAAATGTTGCAAAACGCTATATTTCCCTGTCGTAAGCCTGTAAAATTACTTTTTTCAGACGGCCTGAGAACGCATTATGTCCGCCTTACTTCCTATCATTAATCATCTGATTCAGCAAAATCCCGAACATCAGCAGGCACTTGCCGCTTTTGCAGGCAAAAGGCTGCGTATCGATATGTCGGGTTTCCGTTTTCAGGGGCAGATTGACGGGCAGGGATTTCTGGCGTGCTGCGAAGGTGAGCCGGATACCGAAATCCGCTTCCGCAGCAGCGCCATTCCCAAGATTCTGCAAGGCCGACAACCCGGCGTGGGCGATATTTCTCTGAGCGGCGATTTGATGCTGGGAATGTCGCTGTTGCCGATTTTCGGCGCGCTTCGTTACGATGCCAATCAGGATTTGAATCGTTTGTTTGGAGAGTCGGCAGGAGCGGACATCGGGATTCGTGCCGCACAAATAGGCGAAACGGTACGCAAAATCGGCTTGAGCCTTGCCGAGCAAATCGGTGAGTTTTCGCGTGAACCCGAATCGCCCGTTATCGATCAGGAAACCTTGCTGGCATGGCTGGAAGAAGTGGATAAACTGCGCGACGATGTTGCCCGCCTGAATGCGCGTCTCGACCGCTTGGAGCGGGATATTTGGATAGATTAGCCGCCATTTCCGAGCCGTTTGCAGACGGCCTCCTTTCGATTTAAGCCAATTTGACTTGGAAAACCGCCAGCCATGAAAAGTCCGTTCCGCAATATCGGTATCGTTACCCGCCCGAATACGCCTGAAATCGAACACACCGCGCATAAGCTCATCGAGTTTCTGCGCCTTGAAGGATTCGGTATTTATTTGGATGTCCAAAGTATCGAAGAACAAGCGGTTTACCCTGAAGATGCCGCCTGCTGTCAGGCCGCCAGCAAAGCCGAATTGGGCAAGTATTGCGATTTGGTGGTGGTACTCGGCGGCGACGGTACGTTTCTCTCCGTTGCACGGGAAGTTGCGCCGCGTGCCGTGCCGATGATCGGTATCAACCAAGGCCATCTCGGTTTTTTAACCCAGATTTCGCATGAAAGCATGATTGAAGGCTTAACGCCGATTTTAGGCGGAAAATATCTGCCTGAAGAGCGTGCACTGCTGGAAGTATCGCTGGTTCGCAACGGTGAAATATGCGACCGTTCGCTTGCACTCAACGATTGCGTGCTTTCGCGTGGCGGTGCGGGGCAGATGATTGAATTTGAAGTATTTATCAACCGCGAGTTTGTGTACACCCAGCGTTCGGACGGTTTGATTGTTTCTACGCCTACCGGCTCGACGGCTTATGCTTTGGCGGCAGGCGGCCCGATTTTGCAGGCAGGTTCGCGCGTGTTTACCTTGGTACCGATTTGCCCGCAATCGATGACTAACCGCCCGATTGCTGTGGCAGACAGCAGCGAAATTGAAATATTAGTGACCAAAAGCGGTGATGCCCGTGTGCATTTTGACGGACAGTCTTTCTTGGATATACACCATCTCGACCGTTTGGTTATCCGCCGCTACCATAATCCGCTAAGGGTATTGCACCCGACTGATTACCAGTATTACCGTACCTTGCGGCAGAAGCTGCATTGGGGTGAGCAACTGGTGTAGTCGGATAACTCAAAACGGGAGAAGGAGGAAAAACGGCAGATGGTACAGAGCGTATGTATCGGCGGTTTGCTTAAGCTCTTTTTTCGGCAAAACGCAGCAATGCCGAAATGCCGAGTGATTGTGTGTGGCATAATCCGATTGGTTTTGGCTTGTGTGCGGCAGGATAGGGTGCGGGCGGAGACGGGCAAGCCGTTTGGGCGGTATTTTGTTTGATTGAACGGGTGCGGATCTTGAATAAGGCCGTCTGCAAATCGGCAGCTTGCATGATTGTATGCTGCTTGGATTTGCAGACGGCTTTTCACTTTGCTGTTGGGGATATTCCCTGTTTTGTTTTTTTGAAATGTTTTAACGCTGGTCGGATTACCTGAATTTTTGGTTTTATTCAGGCAGATTCACTATTATTATTTTTTATGTTTGGTTAAAAACAGTTAAGCGGCAGGCGTATAATAATGCGCGTTCAGTTTTATAGTCGAATAAAATAAGAATGAGACAAGGCAGCGAAGCCGCAGACAGTACACATAGTACGGCAAGGCAAAGCAACGCTGTATCATTCTTATTTTAAATGACTATACTTTCAGCAGTTATCCGAAAGAAGTTGTGAATATGTCTGCAAGTCCTTCGCGTCAAACATGGTCCAGCTGTTTGACGTATATTTTGACGGTTGCCGGTGCAACGGTCGGTTTCGGTGCTACTTGGCGTTTTCCGTATTTGGTCGGTGAAAACGGCGGCGGCGCGTATGTGTTTTTATTCTGTATTGCAATGATTGTGATCGGTATTCCGATGATTTTGGTGGAAAATGTTATCGGCCGCCGAAACAAAGTGAATGCTTTGGACGCGTTCGGCGGCAGTATGAACGGCAAGCCGGTAGCGAAAATATGGAAAGCAGTGGGCTGGGCCGGTTTGCTCGGCGCATTCGGCATCATGGCGTATTACATGGTGCTGGGCGGTTGGGTCATCAGCTATATCGTGAATATCATCGGTGGCGGTTTGGATATATCGCGCCCGGTAGATGGCGGCATGACCAAGGCTTTTTTTACCGAACATATTGAAAACAGCCCGTGGGAAATTGCGTTTTATACTTTGCTGTTTGTGGCGGTTAACCAGTGGATTTTGGTTAAAGGGGTCATCGGCGGTATTGAAAAAGCGGCAAAATATTTGATGCCGCTGCTGTTTGTGTTTCTGATTGCGATGGTGGTGCGGAATGTTACGCTGCCGGGGGCGATGGAAGGGATTGTGTTTTATCTGAAACCGGATTTCAGTAAAATTACCGCCGAATTGTTTGTGTTTGTTTTGGGGCAGGTATTTTTTGCGCTGAGCTTGGGTTTCGGTGTGATGATTACTTTGTCGAGCTATTTGGACAAAAACGAAAATCTGGTGCAAACGGCAGTCATCACGGCGATTACCAATACGTTGATTGCGGTGTTGGCGGGCTTTATGATTTTTCCGTCGCTGTTCAGTTTCGGTGTTGCGCCAAACTCGGGGCCGACGCTGGTGTTTCAAAGCCTGCCGATTGTGTTCTCGCATATGTGGGCAGGATCTGTCTTTGCGGTGATTTTCTTTTCGCTGCTGCTGATTGCCGCGTTGACAACGTCGCTGACCATTTACGAAGTATTGGTAACAACAATTCAGGAAAAAACCAAAATCCGCCGCAGTATGGCGATTACGCTGGTGTTGGGCGGCATTTTTCTGTTGGGCAATATCCCGTCGATTTTGGGCTACGGCCCGTGGAAGGCGGTATCGCTGTTCGGCATGAATATTTTTGATGCCTTTGATTTTATCAGCGGGAATATATTGTTTATGTTGACTGCATTGGGCTCGGCATTGTTTGTCGGCTTTGTGATGAAAGACGAGGCAAGGGACGAGCTGCGCTACCGAAACAATCATACAACGGTAAATATTTGGTTTTATTATGTAAAATATATCGTGCCGCTGGTTATTTTGCTGATTTTTGTCAGCAATCTGCTGTAAGTGTTGGCAAAGGCCGTCTGTAAATCCGATTTTGCAGACGGCCTTTGCATGGTTTGTACGGCGGTTTTGAATTACAATATCAGCCCGACAGTATCAGGAATGTGCTTTATGCGAAAATTGGTTTTGCTGGTTGCGGCAGCTTCGGTTTTGGGCGGTTGCGGAGAGGCCGGACAAAATGCCGTATCGGATGCGGTGCAGCAGCAGTTGCGGAGCGGCTTTGTTCAGGCAGCGGCGGAGCAGTGCCTCAACCGTATTCCCGAACACCCTCTGATTGACGGGGATAAGGCCAAAGAGGTTTGCAACTGTACGGCAGACAAATTGGTGAATGAGGTTTCGGCTGCCGATCTGTCGTCCATTATCGACGGTAATATCGGCAGTGAAATCGGTACGAAAATCCAAACCGCAGCCATGCAGTGCCTGACGGAAATGAGCGGCATGGCCGGCGAAACGGCAGCTTCGGCGGCGCAATAAAGGCCGTCTGAAAATTTGAACAGATGAGACAGACTAAGAAAAGAGACTGATATGACGACACTCGCGCAATTTCTTCCGCAACACCTGCAACAACACAATATTGCTGTCGAACTGGGCAGCGTATTGGAAACCGTGGTTGCGGCCTGTACCGACATCAGCGGCAAAGTCCGCCTCGGCGCGCTTTCGGGCGTGCTGGGCATGGCGGGTACCGGCAATGTGCAGGGCGAAGATCAGAAAAAATTGGACGTTATCGCCAATGATATTTTGATTCATGCTTTGAAGGAGAATACGCAGGTAGCAGGTTTGGCCAGCGAAGAAGAAGATACTTTTGTTGCAGCGCATACAGACGGCAAGTATTTGGTATTGTTTGATCCGTTGGACGGCTCTTCCAATATCGATGTCAATATCTCCGTAGGCACTATTTTTTCGATTTTGGCCAAACCGCAAGGCGAATTGGCGACTGAATCATTCCTGCAAAAAGGCAAAAATCAGGTAGCGGCAGGGTATGTTTTGTACGGGCCGCAAACGCAGCTGGTGTTTACCCTGAAACACGGCGTATTCGTGTTTACCCTGAACGAACAAAACGAGTTTGTGCTGACGCAGGAAAATCCCCAAGTACCCGCAGCAACCAAAGAATTTGCCATTAATATGTCCAACCAACGCCACTGGCTCGCGCCGATGCAGCAATACATCGCCGAGTTGCTGGCAGGGGAAACCGGCGTGCGCGGCAAAAACTACAATATGCGCTGGGTGGCCAGCATGGTAGCCGAAATCCACCGTATTCTGATGCGCGGCGGGGTGTTCATGTATCCGCAAGATACGCGCGATTTAAGCAAACCCGGCAAATTGCGCCTGATGTACGAAGCCAACCCGATGAGCCTGATTTTAACGCAGGCAGGCGGCGCGGCAAGTAATGCGTTGGAAGCCATGTTGGATATTGAACCGAACGGCTTGCACCAGCGTGTAGCCGTGGTGATGGGCAGCGCGGAAGAAGTTGAGTATGTCAACAAACTGCATCAGACTGCCTGATTTCGGACAGCGTTAACAGCCTGTTAGGATACAAGAAGCCGTCTGCAAAATCGAATAGCGGTTTTGCAGACGGCTTTTGTTTGGAAAAGCGTTGGAAGAGTGCCCAAAATATAGGAGCGGATACATTTTGCAGACGGCAAAACAAAGAGATGTGGCGTTGATTTGCGCGGTTTAAAGTTTTGGGGCAGACTGCCGAAACCCGAAACCCGAAACCCGAAACCCGAAACCCGAAATCTGCCGTCCTGTTCGCATACCGTTATCTGTACGGTTGATGATTTTGTAGCCTTGTTCGTTTTGCGTGCTTCGCCGTATGTTGCGGTGCGGTTTTACGATATTAAGCCGTACGGTGTTTTTTGCGGCGCAGCCATTTGGTCAAGATGCCGCCTTCCCAGCCGAATACCACGGAAAGCGCATACAGCACCCCGCAGCACAGGATAATCGCCGGGCCGGACGGAATCTCAATATGATAAGAAAACAGCAGTCCGCACAGTCCGCAGAATAAAGCCAATACGACAGACAGCGCAATCAGCGATCCCAGATTTTTGGCCCACAGCCGTGCCGTAATGGCGGGCAACATCATCAAGCCGACCGACATCAGCGTGCCCAAAGCCTGAAAACCGGCCACCAGATTCATAACCACCAGTATCAGAAACAAAACGTGCCAAAAGCCGCCTTTGCCGCCAACGGCCTTTAAAAACAAAGGATCGATACTTTCCAATACCAACGGGCGGTACATCACCGCCATCAAAACGATGGTAATGCTGGCGGAAACCGCAATCAGCAGCAATGCGGGAATGTCCACCGCCAACACCGAACCAAACAATAAATGCAGCAAATCCACGCTGTCCCCGTTTTTGCTGACCAAAACTACACCGATGGCGAGGCTGGAAAGATAAAACGCCGCGAAATTGGCATCTTCTTTCAAGCCGGTAAAACGGCTGACCAAACCGGCCAGCAGCGCCATCAGCAAACCGGCCGCAAAACCGCCCGCACTCATGGCCGGCAGGCTCAATCCGGCAAACATATAACCGACGGCCGCACCGGGTAAAACGGCATGGCTCAAAGCATCGCCAACCAAGCTCATGCGGCGCATCACCAAAAACACGCCTACCGGTGCCGCGCTCAAGGCGAGACAGAAAATCGACGCCAGCGCATAGCGCATGAAGTCAAATTCGATAAAAGGCGAAAAAATCAATTCGTAAAAATTCATGATATGTTCGGATCAGATGCCGTCTGCAAAACGGCGTTCGGACGGCTCAAACCGCACACCAATCAGTCGATTCCTGCTTTTGCATGGCTGCGTTTGCTTGGGAGAGATATTCATCGGTCAATACTTTTTCGGTAGC
The nucleotide sequence above comes from Neisseria animalis. Encoded proteins:
- a CDS encoding TIGR00730 family Rossman fold protein produces the protein MTLHTIAVYCGSNLGDTPDYCRAAREIGRVIAERGSRLVYGGGKIGLMGEVADAVLAAGGEVVGVIPTFLREKEVAHQGLTELLETPDMPSRKNKMIELADAFIALPGGIGTYEELFEVLSLAQLRQHAKPVGILNINGFFDPLLLMMKQTADSGFMPQANTGLLCVADNPQELLQKMTDYRFTDAPKWVEPEWAKKAV
- a CDS encoding SDR family NAD(P)-dependent oxidoreductase, whose protein sequence is MSNTPPNCAILGFGYLGRPLAQKLYERGAEVAAVKRSLSSDDINLPIRLDTADLNHPDVFQEAFWQQYWADKTTWFCLLPPSALKDYCGSLRQWVALAEQFGVQHIVFCSSTGVYGERVRECDEHTPPEPQTDNARHILAVETLLWESRIPNIDILRLGGLYSAERHPVSRLLLQKNISGGKRPVNVVHQDRAVDALLQTAFDPQGRKLRNIVEPDHPGRAEFYAAEAAKLGLPPPDFNPEDISGGKIVRSIFQDRQA
- a CDS encoding ubiquinone biosynthesis accessory factor UbiJ → MSALLPIINHLIQQNPEHQQALAAFAGKRLRIDMSGFRFQGQIDGQGFLACCEGEPDTEIRFRSSAIPKILQGRQPGVGDISLSGDLMLGMSLLPIFGALRYDANQDLNRLFGESAGADIGIRAAQIGETVRKIGLSLAEQIGEFSREPESPVIDQETLLAWLEEVDKLRDDVARLNARLDRLERDIWID
- a CDS encoding NAD(+)/NADH kinase — protein: MKSPFRNIGIVTRPNTPEIEHTAHKLIEFLRLEGFGIYLDVQSIEEQAVYPEDAACCQAASKAELGKYCDLVVVLGGDGTFLSVAREVAPRAVPMIGINQGHLGFLTQISHESMIEGLTPILGGKYLPEERALLEVSLVRNGEICDRSLALNDCVLSRGGAGQMIEFEVFINREFVYTQRSDGLIVSTPTGSTAYALAAGGPILQAGSRVFTLVPICPQSMTNRPIAVADSSEIEILVTKSGDARVHFDGQSFLDIHHLDRLVIRRYHNPLRVLHPTDYQYYRTLRQKLHWGEQLV
- a CDS encoding sodium-dependent transporter produces the protein MSASPSRQTWSSCLTYILTVAGATVGFGATWRFPYLVGENGGGAYVFLFCIAMIVIGIPMILVENVIGRRNKVNALDAFGGSMNGKPVAKIWKAVGWAGLLGAFGIMAYYMVLGGWVISYIVNIIGGGLDISRPVDGGMTKAFFTEHIENSPWEIAFYTLLFVAVNQWILVKGVIGGIEKAAKYLMPLLFVFLIAMVVRNVTLPGAMEGIVFYLKPDFSKITAELFVFVLGQVFFALSLGFGVMITLSSYLDKNENLVQTAVITAITNTLIAVLAGFMIFPSLFSFGVAPNSGPTLVFQSLPIVFSHMWAGSVFAVIFFSLLLIAALTTSLTIYEVLVTTIQEKTKIRRSMAITLVLGGIFLLGNIPSILGYGPWKAVSLFGMNIFDAFDFISGNILFMLTALGSALFVGFVMKDEARDELRYRNNHTTVNIWFYYVKYIVPLVILLIFVSNLL
- a CDS encoding class 1 fructose-bisphosphatase yields the protein MTTLAQFLPQHLQQHNIAVELGSVLETVVAACTDISGKVRLGALSGVLGMAGTGNVQGEDQKKLDVIANDILIHALKENTQVAGLASEEEDTFVAAHTDGKYLVLFDPLDGSSNIDVNISVGTIFSILAKPQGELATESFLQKGKNQVAAGYVLYGPQTQLVFTLKHGVFVFTLNEQNEFVLTQENPQVPAATKEFAINMSNQRHWLAPMQQYIAELLAGETGVRGKNYNMRWVASMVAEIHRILMRGGVFMYPQDTRDLSKPGKLRLMYEANPMSLILTQAGGAASNALEAMLDIEPNGLHQRVAVVMGSAEEVEYVNKLHQTA
- a CDS encoding metal ABC transporter permease, translated to MNFYELIFSPFIEFDFMRYALASIFCLALSAAPVGVFLVMRRMSLVGDALSHAVLPGAAVGYMFAGLSLPAMSAGGFAAGLLMALLAGLVSRFTGLKEDANFAAFYLSSLAIGVVLVSKNGDSVDLLHLLFGSVLAVDIPALLLIAVSASITIVLMAVMYRPLVLESIDPLFLKAVGGKGGFWHVLFLILVVMNLVAGFQALGTLMSVGLMMLPAITARLWAKNLGSLIALSVVLALFCGLCGLLFSYHIEIPSGPAIILCCGVLYALSVVFGWEGGILTKWLRRKKHRTA